One stretch of Lysobacter sp. TY2-98 DNA includes these proteins:
- a CDS encoding glycosyltransferase family 39 protein, giving the protein MLKAAESRERWLFWLVALLVLGAGLGLRDPWPADEPRFALVAKQMVDSHQWLFPMRGNELYADKPPLFMWLQAVALTLVGNLRVAFLLPSLLASLGTLALVRDLGARLYDRRAGACAAWALLFTFAFTFQARRAQIDPLLVFWVTLSMYGLMRHLVRGPDLRMWYLGWFAAGLGVITKGVGVIALLVLIPAAVLHARGWLQVGAQGWRRPATWLGPLLLLLPIALWLAPMLWTVEHSQDPALRDYTDNILLRQTAKRYADPWHHRQPIWYFLVVILTQWLPALLALPWMWRGWRDALRARDGRLALLLAWVALVVVFFSLSAGKREVYILPALPMFCVALGAWLPDAIEHTNARRFAFALATALVVAVGVAGALVVFGHPGFEQRLDEARGLVGGADALGWVMLAVAMWGIAMLLAFGVRRGVTALLGTLTGLWLLVGLAAQPLLNDASSARGLMQRAAASMRPSDELALVAWKEQNLLMADRPARTFGFTRDVAGQLHDALAWQHLDPTRRWILMEDDALVPCIDRRHAIFVGHSNRREWWLVPASAQDCLR; this is encoded by the coding sequence ATGCTCAAGGCTGCCGAATCCCGCGAACGCTGGCTGTTCTGGCTCGTCGCCCTGCTCGTGCTCGGCGCGGGGCTCGGCCTGCGCGACCCGTGGCCTGCCGACGAACCACGTTTCGCGCTGGTCGCGAAGCAGATGGTGGACAGCCACCAGTGGTTGTTCCCGATGCGCGGCAACGAGCTCTATGCCGACAAGCCGCCGCTTTTCATGTGGCTGCAGGCGGTCGCGCTGACGCTGGTCGGCAACCTGCGCGTCGCGTTCCTGCTGCCGTCGTTGCTCGCCTCGCTCGGCACGTTGGCGCTCGTGCGCGATCTTGGTGCGCGCCTGTACGACCGTCGCGCCGGCGCCTGCGCCGCGTGGGCGCTGCTCTTCACCTTCGCCTTCACCTTCCAGGCGCGGCGCGCGCAGATCGATCCGCTCCTCGTGTTCTGGGTGACGCTGTCGATGTACGGCCTGATGCGCCACCTCGTGCGCGGACCCGACCTGCGCATGTGGTACCTCGGCTGGTTCGCCGCGGGACTCGGCGTCATCACCAAGGGCGTCGGCGTGATCGCGCTGCTGGTGCTGATCCCCGCCGCGGTGCTGCATGCGCGCGGCTGGCTGCAGGTCGGCGCGCAGGGCTGGCGACGTCCGGCGACATGGCTCGGCCCGCTGCTGTTGCTGTTGCCGATCGCGCTGTGGCTCGCACCGATGCTGTGGACGGTCGAGCACAGTCAGGATCCCGCGCTGCGCGACTACACCGATAACATCCTGTTGCGCCAGACCGCCAAGCGTTACGCCGATCCGTGGCATCACCGCCAGCCGATCTGGTACTTCCTCGTCGTCATCCTCACGCAGTGGTTGCCGGCGCTGCTCGCCCTGCCGTGGATGTGGCGCGGCTGGCGCGATGCACTGCGCGCGCGCGACGGCCGGCTCGCGCTGCTGCTCGCCTGGGTCGCGCTCGTCGTCGTGTTCTTCAGCCTCAGCGCGGGCAAGCGCGAGGTCTACATCCTGCCGGCCTTGCCGATGTTCTGCGTCGCGCTGGGTGCGTGGCTGCCCGACGCGATCGAGCACACGAACGCACGCCGCTTCGCGTTCGCGCTTGCGACTGCGCTGGTGGTCGCCGTGGGCGTCGCTGGCGCACTGGTCGTGTTCGGGCATCCGGGCTTCGAGCAACGTCTCGACGAAGCGCGCGGTCTCGTTGGCGGGGCGGATGCGCTCGGCTGGGTGATGCTTGCGGTCGCGATGTGGGGGATCGCGATGCTTCTCGCCTTCGGCGTGCGACGTGGTGTCACCGCGCTGCTCGGCACTCTCACCGGGCTGTGGCTGCTGGTCGGCCTCGCTGCGCAGCCCTTGCTCAACGACGCCAGTTCCGCCCGCGGCCTCATGCAGCGCGCCGCGGCGTCGATGCGGCCCAGCGACGAACTCGCGCTGGTCGCGTGGAAGGAGCAGAACCTGCTGATGGCCGACCGTCCCGCGCGCACGTTCGGCTTCACCCGTGATGTCGCGGGGCAATTGCACGACGCGCTCGCGTGGCAGCACCTCGACCCGACGCGGCGCTGGATCCTGATGGAAGACGACGCGCTCGTTCCCTGCATCGATCGCCGGCACGCGATTTTCGTCGGCCACAGCAACCGTCGCGAGTGGTGGCTGGTGCCGGCGTCCGCGCAGGACTGCCTGCGGTGA
- a CDS encoding glycosyltransferase family 2 protein produces MTTGTPWLSVLIPARNVARWLPESLDSILSQADAGVELVLLDDASTDDTGRIARDYATRDPRIRALHNATAVGVATGRNRLLDEARGDYCWFVDSDDALARGAIAALRAVVTTSAPDLVLCDYRTLHASGGLHPGDWRRRSTFEGGANQLATPESRLTGLLLAGQLHVWSKIATRACWSRIRFDDGRVFEDVAPSLDLAIYASTTLRAPLGWVRYRQRDSSLVHTIDARTLHDRLHSLDQVAERTAQAQTRELMLASAYYRARGFAWLARRLDESAADASLRDAARRAFDRHFPDRGAGMLTACRVRGWHLRARRLARDLAPLRS; encoded by the coding sequence GTGACGACGGGCACGCCGTGGCTGAGCGTGCTGATCCCGGCGCGCAACGTCGCGCGCTGGTTGCCGGAGTCGCTGGATTCGATCCTGTCGCAGGCCGATGCAGGCGTCGAACTCGTACTGCTGGACGATGCATCGACCGACGACACCGGCCGGATCGCGCGTGACTACGCGACACGCGATCCGCGCATTCGCGCGCTGCACAACGCGACGGCCGTTGGTGTCGCGACGGGGCGCAATCGGCTGCTCGACGAAGCACGCGGTGACTACTGCTGGTTCGTGGATTCGGACGACGCGCTCGCGCGGGGCGCCATCGCCGCCTTGCGCGCGGTCGTCACGACATCGGCGCCGGATCTCGTCCTTTGCGATTACCGCACGCTGCACGCATCGGGTGGCCTCCATCCCGGCGACTGGCGCCGCCGCAGCACGTTCGAGGGTGGTGCCAACCAACTCGCCACGCCGGAATCGCGCTTGACCGGCCTGCTGCTCGCGGGCCAGCTGCACGTGTGGTCGAAGATCGCGACGCGGGCGTGCTGGTCACGCATCCGATTCGACGACGGCCGCGTGTTCGAGGACGTGGCGCCCAGTCTCGACCTGGCGATCTACGCCTCGACCACTCTGCGTGCGCCGCTGGGCTGGGTGCGCTACCGCCAGCGCGACAGCAGCCTGGTGCACACGATCGACGCGCGCACGCTGCACGACCGGCTGCACTCGCTCGACCAGGTCGCCGAGCGCACTGCGCAGGCACAGACGCGCGAGCTCATGCTCGCATCCGCCTATTACCGGGCGCGCGGATTCGCCTGGCTGGCCCGTCGCCTCGACGAAAGCGCGGCCGACGCATCCTTGCGGGACGCGGCCCGTCGTGCGTTCGATCGTCACTTTCCCGATCGCGGCGCCGGCATGCTCACGGCATGCCGCGTGCGCGGATGGCACCTGCGCGCACGACGCCTCGCCCGTGATCTTGCGCCGCTGCGCAGTTAG
- a CDS encoding glycosyltransferase family 2 protein, which translates to MTAPLPLSGVVITRNEADRIERCLASMRELCDEIIVLDSGSTDATVEIARRLGARVEHRDWDGFARQKNAAIERAMQPWVLLLDADEWLEPPAIAEVRKLFDGEIETADCWLLQRRTHFLGHTMRAGSFAREPVHRLFRRTLRHGDVPVHEYLDVKGWRVRPSSIVLEHDTARSEAEYWQKLQCYARLWARERSARGKRAGVVRAGAAAAMYLVKNLVLRGGVIDGRAGLRFHLLHARYVWTKYRLLGLVL; encoded by the coding sequence ATGACCGCACCGCTGCCCCTGTCCGGCGTCGTCATCACCCGCAACGAGGCGGACCGCATCGAGCGCTGCCTCGCCTCCATGCGCGAGCTCTGCGACGAGATCATCGTGCTGGATTCGGGCTCGACGGACGCCACGGTGGAGATCGCGCGTCGCCTCGGGGCACGCGTCGAACATCGCGACTGGGACGGCTTCGCACGTCAGAAGAACGCGGCAATCGAGCGCGCGATGCAACCCTGGGTCTTGCTGCTGGACGCGGATGAATGGCTGGAGCCGCCGGCGATCGCCGAAGTGCGCAAGCTGTTCGACGGCGAGATCGAAACCGCCGACTGCTGGCTGCTGCAGCGTCGTACGCATTTCCTTGGTCACACGATGCGCGCCGGCAGCTTCGCGCGCGAACCGGTGCATCGCCTGTTCCGGCGGACGCTGCGGCATGGCGACGTTCCTGTTCATGAGTACCTGGACGTGAAAGGCTGGCGGGTGCGCCCGTCGTCGATCGTGCTCGAACACGACACTGCGCGCAGCGAAGCCGAGTACTGGCAGAAGCTGCAGTGCTATGCGCGCCTGTGGGCGCGGGAACGTTCGGCGCGCGGCAAGCGCGCTGGCGTGGTGCGCGCTGGCGCAGCCGCGGCCATGTACCTGGTCAAGAACCTGGTCCTGCGCGGAGGTGTGATCGACGGGCGCGCCGGTCTGCGCTTCCACCTGCTGCACGCGCGATACGTCTGGACGAAGTACCGCCTGCTGGGTTTGGTGCTCTGA
- a CDS encoding glycosyltransferase codes for MAVERPLRVIHFVTGGFSGGATQVAIALVNAHRAGDAIEPLLVLRRKRRTDPARIAELRNAGVPLEVVTGAAHIATVLSLARLCRRWKPDVLVAHGFSEHLWGRYAGLLAHVPALVHVEHNTRERYTPWRRAQTRWLAQRTARVVGCSEGVRQVLLGMGMPPERTIAIPNGIRVTPFVRIDMLPVQARVPGIVMVARFSKQKDHATLVRAVAILRERGLAPPVMFAGAGKRAHREPVEKLARELGLDDQVQFLGLHRDVPALLMRHRLCVLSTHYEGMPLALIEGMAAGCAVIGSAVPGVRETLHDGVDGRLVPEGDPAALADVIEHLLRDDAEAARLAAAARAAALTRYSRERMAADYETMLLDVAAEAGVTRSARS; via the coding sequence ATGGCCGTCGAGCGACCCCTGCGCGTCATCCATTTCGTCACCGGTGGGTTTTCAGGCGGTGCGACGCAAGTGGCCATTGCCCTGGTCAACGCGCATCGCGCCGGTGACGCTATCGAGCCATTGCTGGTGCTGCGACGCAAGCGCCGTACCGATCCCGCGCGCATCGCCGAGCTGCGCAATGCCGGGGTACCGCTCGAGGTCGTGACCGGCGCCGCGCATATCGCGACCGTCCTGTCCCTCGCGCGCCTGTGCCGGCGCTGGAAGCCGGATGTGCTCGTCGCGCATGGCTTCTCCGAGCATTTGTGGGGCCGCTACGCTGGTCTACTCGCGCATGTTCCGGCGCTCGTGCACGTGGAGCACAACACGCGCGAGCGCTATACGCCGTGGCGACGCGCCCAGACGCGCTGGCTGGCGCAGCGCACCGCGCGCGTCGTCGGGTGTTCGGAGGGCGTGCGGCAGGTGCTGCTCGGGATGGGCATGCCGCCCGAGCGCACCATCGCGATCCCCAACGGCATCCGCGTGACGCCGTTCGTGCGCATCGACATGCTGCCGGTTCAGGCGCGCGTGCCGGGCATCGTCATGGTTGCGCGCTTCTCCAAGCAGAAGGACCACGCGACGCTGGTGCGTGCCGTCGCAATCCTGCGCGAACGCGGCCTCGCACCGCCGGTGATGTTTGCCGGCGCGGGCAAGCGAGCGCACCGCGAACCGGTCGAGAAGCTCGCACGTGAACTCGGCCTGGACGATCAGGTGCAGTTCCTCGGCCTGCACCGCGACGTGCCGGCGCTGCTGATGCGTCATCGCCTGTGCGTGCTGTCGACGCACTACGAAGGCATGCCGCTCGCGTTGATCGAGGGCATGGCCGCGGGGTGTGCGGTGATCGGCAGCGCCGTGCCCGGCGTGCGCGAGACGCTGCACGACGGCGTCGACGGGCGGCTGGTTCCGGAAGGCGATCCCGCCGCACTCGCCGACGTCATCGAACATCTTCTGCGCGACGATGCTGAAGCCGCGCGACTGGCGGCCGCCGCACGCGCCGCCGCGCTCACGCGTTACAGCCGCGAGCGCATGGCGGCGGACTACGAAACGATGCTGCTGGACGTCGCCGCCGAGGCCGGCGTTACTCGCTCAGCACGTAGCTGA